The DNA segment TTCCCGCCGATACGAAAATAAAACTTAAGCTTTATGAAAAGCTCCTCGAAGGCTCAATGCTCGGTGGGCAAATGGCTGGTGGCGGAATCGGCGTTGCTGTCAACGAAGAACTTGTCCTTATGCATTGCACCCTAGACATGGCACATGCCATAGCTTCGGCGCTTAGAGCATTCGCACCATTATACGTCGAGACAATAGAAAAATGGCGCAAAGTCGCACTCGATATCTCCGAAGGTCGCGAGCCCGAAGAAGTTGGAATAACAGCACCAGGCGCTGTAGCAGGCGGAGCAGCACCAGGCGGTGGCAAGCCTTCTGCAGGAGGCCTTGGCGGAGGACACCCAGGTATCAAAATCTAAGAAGCCGAAAACCTCAGAATTATAAAAAAGAGAAGCCTTCCTAAAGAAAGGCTTCTCTTTTTTTGTCTCTTTTGTGTATAAAGCTTAAGTAACAATAGTTCTCTAACCATAAAAAAAAGGGTTTCATATTATGAATATACTACAAATAGCAGGGCGTCTTGGTGCCGATCCAGAATCACGCTTTACATCTTCAGGACAGAAAGTCACAACATTGCGCGTAGCATGCAACGTCCGTAAAGGCGGTAACGAAGATACTATGTGGTGGAGAGTGACAATATGGGGAGATCGCTTCGATAAACTAGTGTCATATCTTAAAAAAGGTAGCGCTATTATCGTTACAGGTACTATGCAAAAACCCGACGTCTATCAAGATCGTAACGGCGACTGGAAACCTTCTCTCGATATGACAGCAGAAATGATATCGTTCAGCCCATTCGGACGTAGTGATAAAAGTGACGAAAATGCCGATACCGCTTCTAAAGACGCTTCAGTAGAAGAAACAAAAGGTAATGATGAGCAGGCCGCTGCACCAGCAGCTACTGACGATAACCTTCCGTTCTAATAATGCTCAATGATAAAAAGATACCGGTGGGGGTCCTCGGAGCAACAGGGATGGTAGGACAGAAGCTCTTGCAGCTTCTCGAAAACCATCCGTGGTTCGACGTCGTCGCTATGGCAGCATCGGGGAAATCATGCGGAAAACAATACCGCGATGCCGTCACCTGGAAGATGCCTACACCAATACCACCTTCCATCGCAGAGACTATTATCAGACCATGCTCGCCGGAGATGCCTTGCTCGATAGTGTTCTCGGCATTAGACGCCACTATCGCTGGCGATATCGAAGAACAGTTTGCTCATGCAGGGCATATCGTTATCTCCAACGCCAAAAATCATAGAACCGACAGCGACGTTCCATTGCTCATCCCAGAAGTCAACGCCTGTCATCTCGACATCGTAGAACGGCAGCATTACAGCGGGATGATAATAACAAACCCCAATTGTGCGACGATAGGACTAACGATGGCGCTCAAACCTCTAGATGATGCCTTCGGCGTCGAGTCCGTCGATGTCGTTACCATGCAGGCGACATCAGGAGCAGGAGCCGCCGGCGACGACCTCGATATCGACGATAATATCATACCGCATATCGACGGCGAAGAAGAAAAGATACAAGAAGAGCCAAAAAAAATCCTAGGAACATATCACGAGGGGATAAT comes from the Waddliaceae bacterium genome and includes:
- the ssb gene encoding single-stranded DNA-binding protein — its product is MNILQIAGRLGADPESRFTSSGQKVTTLRVACNVRKGGNEDTMWWRVTIWGDRFDKLVSYLKKGSAIIVTGTMQKPDVYQDRNGDWKPSLDMTAEMISFSPFGRSDKSDENADTASKDASVEETKGNDEQAAAPAATDDNLPF
- the asd gene encoding aspartate-semialdehyde dehydrogenase, translating into MLNDKKIPVGVLGATGMVGQKLLQLLENHPWFDVVAMAASGKSCGKQYRDAVTWKMPTPIPPSIAETIIRPCSPEMPCSIVFSALDATIAGDIEEQFAHAGHIVISNAKNHRTDSDVPLLIPEVNACHLDIVERQHYSGMIITNPNCATIGLTMALKPLDDAFGVESVDVVTMQATSGAGAAGDDLDIDDNIIPHIDGEEEKIQEEPKKILGTYHEGIIIPSDIIINAQCNRVNVSDGHLACVSVKLKEKTTIEAIIEAWERFPQHLNTPTAPAKPVVYLHEKDHPQPKIHRTMENGMAVTIGRLKTSQTFDYSFVVLSHNTVRGAAGGAILSAEAIVNKIWHGSKFDGSGLHLCVSPKENAKTQA
- a CDS encoding CesT family type III secretion system chaperone; its protein translation is MSFENAQENLKEFGKELGLEGLEFDENNTCILGIDDDFSMHITFEPNSDRMYLYSPIIDGLPADTKIKLKLYEKLLEGSMLGGQMAGGGIGVAVNEELVLMHCTLDMAHAIASALRAFAPLYVETIEKWRKVALDISEGREPEEVGITAPGAVAGGAAPGGGKPSAGGLGGGHPGIKI